A genomic window from Halogeometricum borinquense DSM 11551 includes:
- a CDS encoding YihY/virulence factor BrkB family protein: MTVLSLSEMPRVERGVSLLRALVHEIRTEKLTFMAGSIAYHAFVSLLPLFLLLLAIAATFQNQTLDDSVRTLAGVVLTEGTRDDFFAEATRATQSTGVSLFGGAVLLWGTLRIFRGLDTAFSDIYESEASNTFGDQIRDGILVLLTLAIVLVIGSVVNDAVGTVSSGTVAWLIGRLFLILGLSLALYPMYYVFPDTDVSLLEVVPGTLTAAVGLTVFESLFQLYTAVSNTAPNSSVVAGILVLLTWLYFSGLVILLGAAVNAVLSNRSRDVNVEPVFGGIPPEAKRHDGVSRTELVATVERLDKTLYDAENVVVTVDGEEIPIPSPDRVVSDTESLRFLPGGAVSVELRWSPRDK; the protein is encoded by the coding sequence ATGACCGTGCTGTCGTTATCCGAGATGCCGCGTGTCGAACGAGGCGTTTCTCTCCTCCGGGCACTCGTCCACGAGATTCGGACCGAGAAGCTCACGTTCATGGCCGGAAGCATCGCCTATCACGCGTTCGTCTCGCTTTTACCTCTCTTTTTGCTCCTCCTCGCTATCGCTGCAACCTTCCAGAATCAGACCTTAGACGACAGCGTTCGAACCTTGGCGGGCGTCGTCCTCACAGAGGGGACGCGCGATGACTTCTTTGCGGAGGCGACGCGAGCCACACAATCGACCGGCGTGTCGTTATTCGGCGGTGCCGTTCTCCTGTGGGGGACGCTTCGTATCTTCCGCGGTCTCGACACGGCCTTTTCCGACATCTACGAGTCAGAGGCGTCGAACACGTTCGGTGATCAGATCAGAGACGGTATCCTCGTGCTCCTCACCTTGGCTATCGTCCTCGTCATCGGATCCGTCGTCAACGACGCCGTCGGTACCGTCTCCTCCGGTACGGTCGCATGGTTGATCGGACGACTGTTCTTGATTCTCGGTCTCTCTCTCGCACTCTACCCCATGTACTACGTCTTTCCCGACACCGACGTTAGCCTCCTCGAAGTCGTTCCCGGAACGCTCACGGCCGCTGTCGGTCTCACCGTCTTCGAGTCGCTGTTTCAACTGTACACCGCCGTGTCAAACACGGCTCCGAACAGTAGCGTCGTCGCCGGCATCTTGGTCCTCCTGACGTGGCTCTACTTCAGCGGCCTCGTCATCCTTCTCGGTGCGGCCGTCAACGCCGTCCTCTCGAATCGCAGCCGTGACGTGAACGTCGAACCCGTCTTCGGCGGTATTCCGCCCGAGGCGAAGCGTCATGACGGTGTCTCCCGAACAGAACTTGTCGCTACCGTCGAACGTCTCGATAAGACCCTCTACGATGCCGAGAACGTGGTTGTCACCGTTGACGGCGAGGAAATTCCGATTCCGTCCCCGGACCGCGTCGTCTCCGATACCGAATCGCTTCGGTTCCTTCCCGGTGGTGCCGTCAGCGTCGAACTTCGGTGGTCACCCCGTGATAAGTGA
- a CDS encoding lycopene cyclase domain-containing protein: MAISRHGTGATNAAKALASQVHPVFMLPPLASSLFGAALAGDISFGPAFVHVLAMFFAVYTAHVKDGLVDFYVRGEDDDHPMTKRGCVLGLVGAAVGFLCCLGYLWAAVGIGAAVVTLPTWVIGFLHAPQLDMNPVTATVGYPVGIALAIAGGYYVQTGALSPEPLAFASVFLVLLTGVKVIDDAKDYDYDASIDKRTVAVVLGPRRARRFAHSLFWAGLIAVLLLTVDGLFPPFAVVAALAFGLVALVTRRAGPKLATMLLVRGTYVFLALLVLAVWFRPLTGLSLPDIGVLGRYTYLATEVLFGAIALALLLRANAVRRAAVTIAAIYPVAYLWDWYTLEVGVFAIPLRTSIELFGIPLEEHLFMVVIPAFVIGMHEMLGQVRDDETGRANTDD; encoded by the coding sequence ATGGCCATCTCGCGTCACGGGACGGGGGCGACGAACGCGGCGAAGGCGTTGGCATCGCAGGTACATCCAGTGTTCATGCTGCCACCGTTAGCGTCGTCGCTGTTCGGTGCCGCTCTAGCGGGCGATATCTCGTTCGGTCCCGCGTTCGTCCACGTACTGGCGATGTTTTTCGCGGTTTACACCGCACACGTCAAAGATGGACTCGTCGATTTCTACGTGCGCGGCGAGGACGACGACCATCCGATGACGAAACGGGGATGCGTTTTGGGACTTGTCGGTGCCGCTGTCGGGTTCCTCTGCTGTCTCGGCTATCTCTGGGCGGCCGTCGGGATCGGTGCCGCCGTCGTGACCCTCCCAACGTGGGTCATTGGCTTCTTACACGCCCCGCAACTGGACATGAACCCTGTCACCGCCACCGTCGGCTATCCGGTCGGTATCGCGCTCGCCATTGCCGGCGGCTACTACGTCCAGACTGGCGCGCTATCGCCGGAACCACTTGCGTTTGCGTCCGTCTTTCTCGTCCTCCTGACGGGTGTGAAGGTAATCGACGACGCGAAAGATTACGACTACGATGCCAGTATCGACAAACGGACTGTCGCTGTCGTCCTCGGCCCCCGCCGCGCCCGCCGGTTCGCTCACAGTCTGTTTTGGGCTGGGCTGATTGCCGTCCTCCTCTTGACTGTCGACGGCCTCTTCCCGCCGTTTGCGGTTGTCGCCGCGCTCGCGTTCGGACTGGTCGCCCTCGTCACTCGCCGTGCCGGGCCAAAGCTAGCGACGATGCTTCTCGTCCGCGGCACGTACGTCTTCCTCGCGCTGTTGGTACTCGCTGTCTGGTTTCGACCGTTGACTGGGCTTTCGCTCCCGGATATCGGTGTTCTCGGCAGGTACACCTATCTTGCCACAGAGGTGCTGTTCGGCGCAATCGCACTGGCACTCTTGCTCCGTGCGAACGCCGTCCGACGCGCGGCGGTAACCATCGCTGCCATCTATCCGGTCGCGTATCTCTGGGACTGGTACACGCTCGAAGTGGGTGTCTTCGCCATCCCGCTCCGAACCAGCATCGAACTGTTCGGTATCCCGCTCGAAGAACATCTGTTCATGGTCGTCATCCCCGCGTTCGTGATCGGAATGCACGAGATGCTGGGGCAGGTACGTGACGACGAGACAGGTCGGGCGAATACCGACGACTGA
- a CDS encoding plastocyanin/azurin family copper-binding protein yields the protein MSQVSRRAYLSRSALAAVGLVGLSGCSGAPEANSGTTETDGETPTATVSVGPDGEFVFTPGTDEPLTITAGTEVTFVWESDNHNIVVGNQPEGANWEGTPGDESELYDEGYTYEHTFDVPGEYHYWCEPHKSVGMIADIVVEA from the coding sequence ATGTCTCAGGTCTCGCGTCGGGCGTATCTCTCCCGTAGTGCACTTGCGGCTGTCGGACTTGTCGGTCTCAGTGGATGTTCGGGAGCACCAGAAGCGAACTCGGGAACAACAGAAACCGATGGGGAAACTCCCACCGCGACCGTTAGCGTCGGCCCTGACGGAGAGTTCGTCTTTACCCCCGGAACCGACGAACCACTCACGATCACCGCTGGCACGGAAGTGACGTTCGTCTGGGAGTCCGACAATCACAACATCGTCGTGGGAAACCAGCCCGAAGGAGCCAATTGGGAGGGTACGCCCGGCGACGAAAGCGAACTCTACGACGAGGGGTACACCTACGAACACACGTTCGACGTTCCGGGAGAGTACCACTACTGGTGTGAGCCACACAAATCAGTCGGGATGATCGCTGATATCGTGGTAGAAGCATAG
- a CDS encoding putative RNA uridine N3 methyltransferase encodes MTLSVLVPSSLVREAEDKREATRKLGYVARAATVFRADRLIVFPDREGERRWGRKFVETVLRYAVTPPYLRKEVWGHRDELEYVGVLPPLLVSSTTGSESDDSGSLQQGIVTEVGPDGRVRVNCGMQHPISLYTPSDMMVKEGERVAIRISSREPVRARIVDEPVPGFDVSRMDLEEALGRADAGITIATSRFGESLTVPKLADLSPRIEREGATVVFGSPGRGLPDILGIDAEEVTVEPSDGPGFDLWLNTIPRQGSEVVRTEEAMFASLASLTLTE; translated from the coding sequence ATGACACTCAGCGTACTCGTACCGTCCTCCCTCGTCCGAGAAGCCGAGGACAAACGCGAGGCAACTCGCAAACTCGGCTACGTCGCCCGTGCGGCGACGGTTTTTCGGGCGGACCGACTCATCGTCTTCCCAGATCGGGAAGGCGAGCGTCGGTGGGGACGGAAGTTCGTCGAGACGGTGTTGCGGTACGCCGTTACGCCACCCTACCTTCGAAAGGAGGTATGGGGGCACCGCGATGAACTTGAGTACGTGGGTGTCCTCCCACCCCTGCTCGTTTCGTCTACGACCGGCTCCGAATCAGACGATTCGGGGTCGTTACAACAGGGAATCGTGACCGAGGTCGGACCTGACGGCCGCGTTCGGGTCAATTGCGGAATGCAACACCCGATCTCCCTCTACACGCCATCGGATATGATGGTGAAAGAGGGGGAGCGCGTCGCCATCAGGATCTCTTCGCGAGAACCGGTCCGTGCGCGGATTGTGGACGAGCCCGTTCCAGGGTTCGACGTATCCCGCATGGACCTCGAGGAAGCACTCGGCCGCGCCGATGCGGGCATCACCATCGCTACGTCCCGCTTCGGTGAGTCGCTGACGGTGCCGAAACTGGCGGATCTCTCCCCGCGAATTGAGCGGGAAGGGGCGACCGTCGTCTTCGGTTCACCCGGTCGTGGGCTTCCAGACATCCTCGGCATCGACGCCGAGGAAGTCACAGTCGAACCCTCCGACGGTCCGGGGTTCGACCTCTGGCTCAATACGATTCCGCGACAGGGCAGCGAGGTGGTGCGAACTGAAGAAGCGATGTTCGCCTCCCTTGCGTCCCTGACACTCACGGAGTGA
- a CDS encoding 50S ribosomal protein L3, with protein sequence MPQPSRPRKGSMAYSPRQRAAKEVPRIRSWPDDDGSPGLQGFAGYKAGMTQVMMVNDEANSPREGMEEAVPVTVVETPPMRAVAVRAYEDTPYGAKPLTEVWASEFVENLDRTLDLPSEDTFEEDADDLRAAVEAGEVDDIRVITHTVPASMKNIPKKKPDVMETRVGGGSLQERSDFALDLVEEGGEHSMSDVFRAGEYLDAAGVTKGKGTQGPVKRWGVQKRKGKHARQGWRRRIGNLGPWNPSRVRSTVPQLGQTGYHQRTELNKRLIDLGDGDDATVDGGFVGYGEVDGPYALVKGSLPGPDKRLLRFRPAIRPNDQPRLDPEVRFVSTASNQG encoded by the coding sequence ATGCCACAACCAAGCAGACCACGTAAGGGTTCGATGGCCTACAGCCCGCGCCAGCGTGCGGCAAAAGAGGTCCCGCGCATCCGGTCGTGGCCCGACGACGACGGGTCCCCCGGACTGCAGGGCTTCGCTGGCTACAAGGCAGGGATGACCCAAGTGATGATGGTCAACGACGAAGCCAACTCCCCCCGAGAGGGTATGGAGGAGGCCGTTCCGGTGACCGTCGTCGAAACCCCGCCGATGCGAGCTGTTGCTGTTCGAGCCTACGAAGATACGCCGTACGGTGCGAAGCCGCTGACGGAAGTGTGGGCGTCGGAGTTCGTCGAGAACCTCGACCGTACCCTCGACCTTCCGTCCGAGGACACGTTTGAGGAAGACGCAGACGACCTCCGCGCCGCCGTTGAGGCGGGCGAGGTTGACGACATTCGCGTCATCACCCACACCGTCCCGGCTTCGATGAAGAACATCCCGAAGAAGAAACCCGACGTGATGGAGACTCGCGTCGGTGGTGGCTCCCTGCAGGAGCGTTCGGACTTCGCCCTCGACCTCGTCGAAGAGGGTGGCGAACACTCGATGTCCGACGTGTTCCGCGCAGGCGAGTACCTCGACGCCGCAGGCGTCACGAAAGGGAAAGGAACGCAAGGCCCCGTCAAGCGGTGGGGCGTCCAGAAGCGGAAGGGTAAGCACGCCCGTCAGGGCTGGCGGCGCCGTATCGGTAACCTCGGCCCGTGGAACCCCTCCCGCGTCCGTTCGACCGTTCCGCAACTCGGTCAGACGGGCTACCACCAGCGGACCGAACTCAACAAGCGCCTCATCGACCTCGGCGATGGCGACGACGCCACCGTCGACGGCGGCTTCGTCGGCTACGGCGAAGTCGATGGTCCATACGCGCTCGTGAAGGGTTCGCTTCCGGGGCCGGACAAGCGGCTTCTGCGGTTCCGCCCGGCCATCCGGCCGAACGACCAACCGCGCCTCGACCCCGAGGTGCGCTTCGTCTCTACCGCATCGAACCAGGGATAA
- the rpl4p gene encoding 50S ribosomal protein L4: MQATIRDLNGDDAGTLDLPEVFETAYRPDLIKRAVLAAQANRKQAYGADPYAGMRTPAESLGSGRGMSHDPRENGRARRVPHAVSGRKAHPPKAEKDQGKEINKKERKLAVRSALAATTDAELVAERGHRFDEDLDLPLVVSDDFEDLVKTKEVVSLLESLGVHADVEHSEDNKKVRAGQGKARGRKYKRPKSILFVTSEEPSKAARNLAGVDVATASNVNAEDLAPGTHAGRLTIFTESAVEEVADR, translated from the coding sequence ATGCAGGCAACAATCCGAGACCTGAACGGCGACGACGCCGGTACGCTCGACCTTCCCGAGGTATTCGAGACGGCCTACCGTCCGGACCTCATCAAGCGTGCCGTCCTCGCCGCGCAGGCAAACCGAAAACAGGCGTACGGAGCCGACCCCTACGCGGGGATGCGAACCCCGGCAGAGTCGCTGGGTAGCGGTCGCGGCATGTCTCACGACCCGCGTGAGAACGGTCGCGCCCGCCGCGTTCCCCACGCTGTCAGCGGTCGTAAGGCACACCCGCCGAAGGCCGAGAAAGACCAGGGTAAGGAAATCAACAAGAAAGAGCGAAAGCTCGCCGTCCGCTCGGCGCTCGCCGCCACGACGGACGCCGAACTGGTCGCCGAACGCGGCCACCGCTTCGACGAGGACCTCGACCTTCCCCTCGTCGTCTCCGACGACTTCGAAGACCTCGTGAAAACGAAGGAAGTCGTCTCGCTCCTCGAATCGCTCGGCGTCCACGCTGACGTTGAGCACTCCGAGGACAACAAGAAGGTTCGCGCCGGTCAGGGGAAGGCACGCGGACGCAAGTACAAGCGTCCCAAGTCCATCCTCTTCGTGACCAGCGAGGAGCCGTCGAAGGCGGCTCGCAACCTCGCAGGCGTCGATGTCGCCACCGCGTCGAACGTCAACGCCGAGGACCTCGCGCCCGGTACGCACGCCGGTCGCCTGACGATTTTCACTGAGAGCGCAGTTGAGGAGGTGGCCGACCGATGA
- a CDS encoding 50S ribosomal protein L23: MSVVHHPLVTEKAMNEMDFDNKLQFIVDLDAAKPEIVEEIESRYEVSIEKVNTQVTPKGTKKATVRLSEDDDAQEVASRIGVF, from the coding sequence ATGAGCGTCGTCCACCACCCGCTCGTGACCGAGAAGGCGATGAACGAGATGGACTTCGACAACAAGCTCCAGTTCATCGTCGATCTCGACGCTGCGAAGCCTGAAATCGTCGAAGAGATCGAATCGCGCTACGAAGTGTCCATCGAGAAGGTGAACACGCAGGTTACGCCGAAGGGCACGAAGAAAGCAACCGTTCGTCTGAGCGAGGACGACGACGCACAGGAAGTCGCCTCTCGCATCGGAGTGTTCTAA
- a CDS encoding 50S ribosomal protein L2: protein MGRRIQGQRRGRGTPTFRAPSHRYKAELSHKKAESEDTVSGTVVDIEHDPARSAPVAAVEFEDGDQRLVLAPEGVAVGDTIQVGVSAEIKPGNTLPLAEIPEGVPVCNVERQVGDGGKFARASGTSAQLLTHDRHVAVVKLPSGEVKRLNPQCRATIGVVAGGGRTEKPFVKAGKKHHKMRARGIKWPRVRGVAMNAVDHPFGGGGRQHPGRPKSVSRNAPPGRKVGDIASKSTGRGGKGGN, encoded by the coding sequence ATGGGACGACGAATTCAGGGCCAACGTCGTGGTCGCGGTACGCCCACCTTCCGGGCACCGTCGCACCGCTACAAGGCCGAACTCTCGCACAAGAAGGCTGAATCGGAGGATACAGTCTCCGGAACGGTCGTCGACATCGAACACGACCCCGCCCGCAGTGCGCCGGTCGCCGCCGTCGAATTCGAAGACGGCGACCAGCGTCTCGTCCTCGCTCCCGAGGGCGTCGCGGTCGGCGACACGATTCAGGTCGGCGTCTCCGCGGAGATCAAACCCGGAAACACGCTTCCGCTCGCCGAAATCCCGGAAGGGGTTCCGGTGTGTAACGTCGAACGGCAGGTCGGTGACGGTGGCAAGTTCGCTCGTGCATCCGGTACGAGCGCCCAGCTTCTCACCCACGACCGGCACGTTGCCGTCGTGAAACTTCCGTCCGGTGAGGTCAAGCGCCTCAACCCGCAGTGCCGCGCTACGATCGGTGTGGTCGCTGGCGGTGGCCGGACGGAGAAGCCGTTCGTCAAAGCAGGAAAGAAGCACCACAAGATGCGCGCACGCGGTATCAAGTGGCCGCGGGTTCGCGGCGTCGCCATGAACGCGGTAGATCACCCGTTCGGTGGCGGTGGCCGCCAGCACCCCGGTCGCCCGAAATCCGTCTCGCGTAACGCACCGCCGGGCCGCAAGGTCGGCGACATCGCCTCAAAGAGCACCGGTCGCGGTGGCAAAGGAGGTAACTAA
- a CDS encoding 30S ribosomal protein S19 codes for MSSEYRTGREGEEFTYRGYTLDELQEMELDEVVELLPARQRRSINRGLTLQKEKLLETVREADPEETANSPIRTHLRDMPILPSFVDKTFAVYNGQSFERVRIQPEMVGHYLGEFQLTRNSVEHGQAGIGATRSSKFVPLK; via the coding sequence ATGAGCTCGGAATACCGAACCGGCCGTGAAGGTGAGGAGTTCACCTACCGCGGCTACACGCTCGACGAGTTGCAGGAGATGGAGCTCGACGAGGTCGTAGAACTGCTCCCCGCACGACAGCGGCGAAGCATCAACCGAGGGCTGACGCTCCAGAAGGAGAAGCTCCTCGAGACGGTCCGCGAAGCGGACCCCGAGGAGACCGCAAACTCGCCCATCCGAACGCACCTGCGCGACATGCCCATTCTGCCGTCGTTCGTCGATAAGACGTTCGCCGTCTACAATGGACAGTCGTTCGAGCGCGTTCGTATCCAACCCGAGATGGTCGGACACTATCTCGGCGAGTTCCAGTTGACCCGTAACTCGGTCGAACACGGGCAGGCCGGTATCGGAGCGACCCGGTCCTCGAAGTTCGTACCGCTCAAATAA
- a CDS encoding 50S ribosomal protein L22: MGINYSVEADPDTTAKGMLRDRPISLKHSKAISREIKGMTVEDAEEYLDAVIEGERSVPFRQHNTGVGHRSDIEGWDAGRYPEKASKAFLELLQNVAANADEAGFDGRSMEIMHVAAHKVGERPGRKPRAFGSADPFNTTLCDVELIIEEVEE, encoded by the coding sequence ATGGGAATCAACTACAGCGTCGAGGCCGATCCGGACACCACCGCCAAGGGGATGCTCCGTGACCGGCCCATCAGCCTGAAGCACAGCAAGGCCATCTCGCGCGAGATCAAGGGCATGACCGTCGAGGACGCCGAAGAATACCTCGACGCCGTCATCGAGGGCGAGCGTTCCGTTCCGTTCCGCCAGCACAACACCGGTGTCGGGCACCGTTCCGACATCGAAGGCTGGGACGCGGGCCGCTACCCCGAGAAAGCGTCGAAGGCATTCCTCGAACTCCTGCAGAACGTCGCAGCCAACGCCGACGAGGCAGGGTTCGACGGTCGATCGATGGAGATCATGCACGTCGCCGCGCACAAGGTCGGAGAACGACCCGGTCGTAAACCCCGAGCGTTCGGGAGTGCAGACCCCTTCAACACCACGCTCTGTGACGTCGAACTCATCATCGAGGAGGTCGAGGAATAA
- a CDS encoding 30S ribosomal protein S3: MADEHQFIENGLQRSQIDEFFAEELGRAGYGGMDVAKTPMGTQIVLKAEKPGMVIGKGGKNIRKVTKALETRFNLEDPQIDVQEVDEPDLNARIVADRLANALERGWYFRKAGHTTIDRIMDAGALGAEIVLSGKVTGARSRVEKFNRGYIKHNGEPAQEIVDEGQGVAVMKLGTIGVTVKIIPPGAKLPDDFEIEEDADVEPVEQAVESEGVEELLEDEPEEIPDVAADQEEVEVPDEEPSEVIDEEIVEEVVEESGDVESDAETDESEDDEEPADEAELDEEVEAEAEDLVAEMEAADEDEDDEETEE, encoded by the coding sequence ATGGCTGACGAACACCAATTCATCGAGAACGGGCTCCAGCGCTCGCAGATCGACGAGTTCTTCGCAGAGGAACTCGGTCGTGCGGGCTACGGCGGCATGGACGTCGCCAAGACGCCGATGGGCACCCAGATCGTGCTCAAAGCCGAAAAGCCCGGTATGGTCATCGGCAAAGGCGGGAAGAACATCCGCAAGGTGACCAAGGCACTGGAGACGCGCTTCAACCTCGAAGATCCGCAGATCGACGTGCAGGAGGTCGACGAACCCGACCTCAACGCACGCATCGTCGCGGATCGTCTGGCGAACGCACTCGAACGTGGTTGGTACTTCCGCAAAGCGGGCCACACGACCATCGACCGCATCATGGACGCTGGCGCACTCGGCGCCGAAATCGTCCTCTCCGGTAAGGTCACGGGTGCCCGCTCGCGCGTGGAGAAATTCAACCGCGGCTACATCAAGCACAACGGCGAACCCGCCCAGGAGATTGTCGACGAAGGGCAGGGCGTCGCTGTGATGAAGCTCGGCACCATCGGCGTGACGGTGAAAATCATCCCGCCGGGAGCCAAGCTTCCCGACGACTTCGAGATCGAAGAGGACGCCGACGTGGAACCGGTCGAGCAGGCCGTCGAATCCGAAGGCGTCGAGGAGCTCCTCGAAGACGAACCCGAGGAGATTCCGGACGTCGCCGCGGACCAAGAGGAAGTCGAGGTCCCCGACGAGGAACCCAGCGAAGTCATCGACGAGGAGATCGTCGAGGAAGTCGTCGAAGAGTCCGGTGACGTTGAGTCGGACGCTGAGACCGACGAGTCCGAAGACGACGAAGAGCCGGCCGACGAAGCTGAACTCGACGAGGAGGTCGAGGCGGAAGCCGAAGACCTCGTCGCCGAGATGGAAGCGGCCGACGAAGATGAAGACGACGAGGAGACGGAGGAATAA
- the rpmC gene encoding 50S ribosomal protein L29: protein MAILYTAEIRDMTPAEREAEVEELETELLNAKAVQAAGGAPENPGRISELKRTIARIKTIQQEEGDFDEQ, encoded by the coding sequence ATGGCAATCCTCTACACCGCAGAGATCCGCGACATGACGCCCGCAGAGCGCGAGGCTGAAGTCGAAGAGCTCGAAACGGAACTCCTCAACGCGAAGGCCGTTCAGGCGGCTGGTGGTGCACCGGAGAACCCCGGACGCATCAGCGAACTGAAGCGAACCATTGCTCGGATCAAGACGATCCAGCAAGAAGAAGGCGACTTCGATGAGCAGTAG
- a CDS encoding ribonuclease P protein component 1 — MALTPETLTRHELNGLRVEVVDAANPDLVGIAGRVVVETMQTLHVDVSDTSNGGTRVCQVPKQGATLQFEIPSRDTRPTHTDEAADAEKASGTTSKLRSETAGGLEASQSGRPAEDSSAASRTSSGNCEGVAYVTVDGTRLLSRPALRTEKAGDTTWR, encoded by the coding sequence ATGGCACTGACACCCGAGACGCTGACGCGACACGAACTCAACGGCCTCCGAGTGGAGGTCGTTGACGCCGCTAACCCCGACCTCGTCGGGATAGCTGGCCGTGTCGTCGTCGAGACAATGCAGACGCTCCACGTGGACGTGAGCGACACGTCTAACGGGGGAACACGGGTCTGTCAGGTGCCCAAGCAGGGTGCAACCCTGCAGTTCGAGATTCCGTCACGGGACACTCGTCCCACACACACAGATGAAGCCGCCGACGCCGAGAAGGCGTCGGGGACCACGTCCAAACTTCGGTCGGAAACTGCTGGCGGATTGGAAGCCAGTCAGTCTGGTCGGCCTGCTGAGGATTCCTCAGCGGCTTCTCGGACATCGTCCGGGAATTGCGAGGGCGTGGCCTACGTTACGGTGGATGGCACACGTCTGCTCTCACGACCCGCCTTGCGAACAGAGAAGGCAGGTGACACAACATGGCGATAG
- a CDS encoding 30S ribosomal protein S17, with amino-acid sequence MAIGLNVEEPEEACSDENCPFHGSLAVRGQTIEGTVASTDMDKTVVVEREYDVRVPKYDRYMKRRSRIPAHAPPCMDLEEGDTVRIAETRPLSKTKAHVVVETLGGEE; translated from the coding sequence ATGGCGATAGGACTGAACGTAGAAGAACCGGAGGAGGCTTGCTCCGACGAGAACTGTCCGTTCCACGGCTCCCTTGCCGTCCGCGGACAGACGATCGAAGGCACAGTCGCCTCCACTGACATGGACAAAACCGTCGTTGTGGAACGCGAATACGACGTTCGCGTCCCCAAGTACGACCGCTACATGAAGCGGCGTAGTCGCATTCCGGCCCACGCACCCCCGTGCATGGACCTCGAGGAAGGCGACACGGTACGTATCGCAGAGACCCGACCGCTGTCGAAGACGAAGGCGCACGTCGTCGTCGAGACGCTCGGAGGTGAGGAGTGA
- a CDS encoding 50S ribosomal protein L14, translated as MEALKADITKGLARGSLITCADNTGARQLKVISVKGYSGTKNRHPKAGIGDQVTVSVTKGTPEMRRQVLEAVIVRQRKSIRRPDGTRVKFEDNAAVIIDEMEEPRGTEIKGPIAREVAERFGSIASTATMIV; from the coding sequence ATGGAGGCGCTGAAGGCCGACATCACGAAGGGCCTCGCACGAGGCTCGCTCATCACGTGCGCTGACAACACTGGCGCACGCCAGCTGAAAGTCATCAGCGTGAAGGGTTACTCAGGAACCAAGAACCGACACCCCAAGGCGGGCATCGGCGACCAGGTCACCGTTTCGGTGACGAAGGGTACGCCCGAAATGCGCCGCCAAGTGCTCGAAGCCGTCATCGTTCGGCAGCGGAAATCGATCCGCCGACCGGACGGGACGCGCGTGAAGTTCGAGGACAATGCCGCCGTCATCATCGACGAGATGGAAGAGCCTCGCGGGACCGAAATCAAGGGTCCCATCGCACGCGAAGTTGCAGAGCGCTTCGGGAGTATCGCCTCGACGGCGACGATGATCGTATAG
- the rplX gene encoding 50S ribosomal protein L24 — protein sequence MTKQPRKQRNETQNAPLHERQKQVRATLTDDLREEYGQRNVRVNAGDTVEVLRGDAAGTEAEVTDIDLKDAVVYVEDVTVAKADGEEVPRPLDASNIRVTELDLEDERRESRLKAEDNE from the coding sequence ATGACGAAGCAACCACGCAAACAGCGAAACGAGACGCAGAACGCGCCGCTTCACGAGCGACAGAAGCAGGTCCGCGCGACGCTGACCGACGACCTCCGAGAGGAGTACGGCCAGCGCAACGTCCGCGTCAACGCAGGCGACACGGTGGAAGTTCTCCGCGGCGACGCCGCCGGAACGGAGGCAGAAGTCACCGACATCGACCTCAAGGACGCGGTTGTCTACGTCGAGGATGTCACGGTCGCAAAGGCCGACGGCGAGGAAGTTCCTCGTCCCCTCGACGCGAGCAACATTCGCGTGACCGAACTGGACCTCGAAGACGAGCGTCGTGAATCGCGTCTCAAAGCGGAGGATAACGAATGA